In the genome of Primulina tabacum isolate GXHZ01 chromosome 13, ASM2559414v2, whole genome shotgun sequence, the window CCTTATGAAAACCAACTTGTGGTGACCATGCAAGGAGTTGAACATGGGACTAACATACCTTGAGAAAATCAAGCTACTACAAGACAATCTGATAGCTGCTCATTCTGATTGGGTCAATGATAACGAGGTAATCTCCAGCGTGTCTCTTGAGCTACCAACCAAGCTCTTATTTTGAAATAACCATCGAGCCAAATAGTTCCTTAAAATTCTAAGTCCTCGTTCTGGTCTAAATTTCTACCATACAACTTGAAATCTTCAAATCTTTTACTTCAAATTTATGATGCCTTTTTTTCAGGTTGATTTACTTTCAAAAGCTGGCGTTAAAGTATCTCACTGTCCTGCTGCTGCAATGTGTATGCTTGGATTTGCATCAATTAAAGAAATGCTCGCTGCAGGTGTCTGTTTCTCCTTGGGAACAAATGGTGCACCATCCAATAAAGAAAAACTTCCCTCCTTTCTGTATTGCTACATatttgttgaatttttttatccGGTGTTCAATTTTTTGCAAAGAGTTATTCCATTTTTCTCCTGGTGAACTCTTGTATACGTGTTTTTATGCGATCCCTTGTCATAGTGGAACatttttaaatcttaaaattattttaaaataatcagtaacaattatctgtttttcttttttagtaTATTTGCAATGTCGTCACGCAATCCACTTTCAATCATTCTCGATAAAAACAAGTTGACTGGCCCTAACTATAATGACtggtttcgaaatttaaaaattgttctGAGCTCGGAAAAGATTCTGTATGTGCTTGATAAGAAGCCACCGAAAGAGGCTGCTTCGAACATCAGTGAGACTGAACTAGCTAAGCTTGAGAAATGGTGGgaccatgatctccaagctaaaaGCTATATGTTGGCTTCTATGTCGAATGAACTGCAGAGGCGGTTCGAGGAGGctgtgaatgctgctgacattcacctTCATTTGAAAGAGTTATATGGAGTACAGACTCGCTCAGAGAGATATGCTACTGTGAAagaactcatgactacacgTCTGCGAGATGGGACTTCTGTCCATGAGCATGATGTCaggatgattgggctcattGAGAAATTGGTGGGGCTCGACGtggttattcctagtgagctcgCGACTGATATTCTCTTGTTGTCACTGCCCCCCTCGTTCGATGGATTtgtggttaattttaatatgaacaagcttgaggccacccttgaagagttggtcaataTGCTTACTACTTATGAGGCCACAATCAAAAAGGAGAAGCCTGTTCTTCTAGTGGGTTCTTCGTCTGGTACGAAAAAGAGAGCCCCAAATAAAGGCAAGAAGCGTTCTGCCCCTCTAAAGAAGAACAAGCCCAACAAAAGGCcatacaagaaacctactccGGGGCCCTCGAAGCCTGACAAGTCAGAGCATGTCTGTTTCCACTGCCATAAatctggacattggaggcgtaactgcaagGAATATCTAGCCCAGAAACGTTCTGGCCATGATATGTTTTACATAGAAGTAAATGTCTCAATTAATTcctcttcttgggtattggataccggatgtggttctcatctttgcaatgatttgcaggtgatggcaaGAAGCAGGAGACTTAGAGATGGCTAGACATTTCTAAGATTGgggaatggagcaagggttgctgcaactgctattggagacattactttgattttgaacaataattttaagttacttttgagagacgttttatatgttcctgaattggttaaaaacattatttctatttctatgcttgatagagATGACtattcttgtgtttttgctaatggtgtttgcaatatttacaagaatgaatgtttgataggAACCGGCGAATTAATGAACGATctttataacttaaaattgaaagatattccgttgaacaatatccaagcacaaaagaaaacaacaacaaacaaaagaaagttagatgatccaaacccCGCACagatatggcacgctagactaggtcacatttcccaaagaaggatgcacaaactagtgggagaaggcatgtttgacttgtcagacataaattctctacctacttgtgagtcatgactaaaaggaaaaatgaccaaagcACCCTTTAagggaaacgtggaacgtgcacatggtctactggatttgatccacacaaacgattgtggcccgctaagcgttagcacaaaatatggacaatcctacttcattattTTTACTGATGACTATTTGAGGTATGTGTATGTCTATTTAATgagacacaaatctgaagcatttgaaaagttcaaagaattcagatctgaagtagaaaaacagctagaaatgagtattaagacacttcgatctgatcgaggtggagaatacttgagtgctgaatttttggattatctaaaagagaatgtgattttctcacagtggactccgccatcaacaccacaattgaatggtgtttctgaacgtcgtaatcgaactttgatggacatggttcgatctatgatgggattcactgaattgcctacatcgttttggggctttgcgcttaaAACtgtggcaatgttgttgaataatgtccatacaaaggcagtggataaaacaccatatgagattttgatgggaaaaactcccaaatattcttatttgAGAATATGGAGaagtcctgcttacgtgaagcagacagtgggagacaaattggatagtagatccattttgtgctactttgtaggatatccaaagaattctgttggatattatttttatcatcccaatgaagcaaaagtgtttgtttcaagaaatgccacctttttggaaagggagtttctattagatagaaaaggcaagatgattgaacttgaagaaattcaagatactccctcaactttAGAAGTTGAATCTAATCCCctagaaccagtagttgaagtacaagctcctagaaggtctgatagggttattagaccatcTGCCAGATAtacacttcttcatgaacaaagccatgatgagcactgtgttggatgtgatccaatgaatttcaaagaagcaatatctgatactgattcaaccaaatggcttgaaaccatgcagtcagaaatggactctatgtattcaaaccaagtctagacattagtggatccacctgagggaatcgttcccataggatgcaaatggatctacaaaagaaagcttggggcggatgggaaggtagtgaccttcaaagcaagactggttgcaaaaggttatactcaaaggcaaggaattgactatgaggaaactttttcaccagtcgctatgtttaagtccattagaatactactagccatagcagcatggtatgactatgagatatggcaaatggatgtaaagactgcattcctcaatggagacatcaaagaagaaatttatatgtctcaacctgagagatacacatcagtaggaagtgagcataaggtatgcaaacttcagagatcaatatatggtctcaagcaggcgtcaaggagttggaacctcatatttgatagcactatcaaagagtttggttttgctaagaatcctgaggaaccatgtgtgtaaagaaagttagtgggaatgcagtgacattcctagtactttatgttgatgatatcctactcattgggaatgatgtagaattactgcaatcaactaaagtatggttggcgagtaaattctccatgaaagacatgagtgaagcatcctatgtattgggaatacaaatctatagagatagatcaaagaggatgcttgGGCTCACCCAAGCgtcttatatcgataccatccTGAAAAGATtttctatggaagagtccaagagaggaatacttaccaatgtgtcatggtgttactctatctaaggcaatgtgccccaagactgatgaagagatagatatgatgacacgaattccatatgcgtcagccattggtagtatcatgtatggtatgatatcgacacgccctgatgttgcttacgctttgagtgttacaagcagatatcaggcgaaccctggtccaatgcattggaaggccgtgaaagatattcttaagtacttgagaaggactaagaacttgttcatggtctatgggggtggagaattaaaattggaaggctacagtgattctagcttccaatgtgatgtagatgattcgaaatcaatctctggttttgtattcatgcttaatggtgcggctgtctcttggaaaagttccaagcaagacaccgttgcggattccaccactgaagctgaatacgttgctgcatcagctgcagccaAAGatgcagtttggatgaggaattttgtccaagagttgggggtcattcctaatggagttgctccagtcccggtgtactgcgacaacactggtgccgttgcgcaagcaaaggaaccaaggtctcatcaaagatccaaacatatactgaggaagttctacatcatccgggagattgtgggaaggggaaatatatcagttgaaagagtttcctctgcagataatgttgctgatccacttacaaagtccttgccaggaccattgtttgaaaagcatcagcgaagcaatgggattaaagtttatgggtagttggctctagggcaagtgagagattgttagagtagatgccctgtaagccaactATTGGCTgaggaatttattgactcgagtgtaataaacaatctttattttaatataatttatttttttaatggtttcgttttactttatctgtatacccatgcaagcagcatagataaagtccttgattatgctttaatacaaatgaattgtaattcgatgttgaaactcatttgtaagcactgcatattctaaattcgttcctagtcgattcagccgcctaaaacatggataaaggtcgtttgagctcgagactagcatttgtgatgttgtgtactgcgtttcttggtaaggacatagagatgtccaaacatacagatgggtagtcatatgatgattatactgaacaaccctccctcggactttccaagtggttatcattcatcgagaggataagtccgtggttatgattgtgcaccattagtccttacgatcagggacaacactgaggctctatatactagggttgtgctttgactcgtttaccgacttcaGGAgaatcatcaggtggcgagattgggtacagttgcgacacatgtaggagccagtgcgcttgtagtcgggaattcaccgctcacctacgggtgtggatattcTATGTGATCTGACGAAATAATGAGTGCATGGAATCTTTGGCCAGAGTATAAAATGTacattagagaaggagttctctagttgtacatgcgatgccactatttattctcaaagatgtgtcacatagttatcgaattattatgcaaccctcgatgaaccaatggtttcaaattcgatcgggatatatgagatgaagggaccgtactgtacgttaatcataatcgactggttcttgcaggtactatcagtgatacctagggaagcatgggacgatgctactagacgctcttaccatgattcgatgggtttaatcagaaatatgatttctgacattctcatgatcaattgttgatacatagaatgaggtgaattagggtaagcccgaataaatgattatgtcctgaatcacaaagagttgtgaactcacggctagctgtatccctgagcCATTGAGGGTCATACAAGCACTGGattatttgttcccgttgagagaataaattcaagaagttgaatttatattatgatatagtaaattcaaagagttgaatttatgataattaaattttgagaaaataaattcaaggagttgaatttatgagatggtaaattcaagaagttgaatttatgaaatttggagagaataaattcaaggagttgaatttataaaaatttaatgatttaatttattaaactcaaaagttgagtttattaaatattaaattaaatatagtgagaagtatgtttaatgtgcttgtaggagtacaaatccaacatactaaataattaaagttcttaatggactttgattaattaattaaactagttggactagcccaattaattaatcaagtccattaatgttaattgtGGTAATTAGGtcatagaattttttttttctctaaaaTTTTTTGACCTAAAAATCATTGCCTCCACTAATTTGAATTGTGCCATTTTCGAGAATCATTATATTTGGatataatctttcattaacttaattaatccaattaattaagtaaaggaATGATTAGTATGGAAAAAGGATTTTCTCATTCTTAAAATAATGGCACACATTCGGTGGATTTTCGGCAATTAAAAAAAGGGCATCCGAAAGTTGCTAGTTCTTAAGAATACTACCTTCGGCTCTTCAAAAATAATTGATGCTCTAAAAGGGTTTTGAACCTTTTGTTTTTCCTTCTCTCAGACACAAAGTCTTCTACACTTTCTACTGCAAGTTAGAAAAGGAATATATAttcagtcgtggacctgattaggaGATCGAAAAACGTTCGCAgtgatttacaacaagagctacgtccgctagTACCGGAGTAGTTGGTGCCAAGTGAAACTTTTCACTAAAGGTATAAACTTCTAACACCCTATAAATGTTTGTTTAtgaaaaccatacgagtgtccaaatattattttgtttttcaaaataaaataaaaattttaaaactttcgctgcgttttgggcacgtaaaaaccgagatccaacataaACGAGTATCATACATATGCCAACAAAAGATTAGATTTTGGAACAATTTTTTGCTCATCCATGGAATCAGTGAGCAGAGGTAATATGAATCTCGAATTGGTTCAATTATAATGCAAACTTTTTCCCCCTCTTGAGAGGAAGGAGTTGTGATATTGGCTAAGAATGCGTCGAAGGATCTTCTGAAGCCAGCGGGCATTCAGATTCCTAAAAAAATGAACATCTTTTAGTTAAACTATTTTCTCTAACTTGGGTTGTTGTACGACTCATTACATAAGATTATACAGTAATgcaataattaatataatataatatgatttcaaaaaaaaaaattaatataatataatatgttaaataTGGTACATTCTGACCATTTTGAGTGATCCAAATAACTAGTTACAAAGGTTTGATCATGTAAATTGAATCAACCCAATATGAAAATATACTGGAACTTGGTGTAGTCAACTGAAAGAACTTTGATTGCTTGTGCATTTTATCTTGGTTTACACAGTTAGTATTCTCTCTTACACACAAATTTCAACTCGAAATTCATAACATGCTCAGCTAGTAAAATAAATTTCCATGTTATgcgatatatattatatatagtaAGAAACTGCATCAAATAGACAGTGAAAGTTGCCTTTCGGATGTCGTGGTCCGGTCCCTCACAAGCTTTATATATGTTCTACCTCTTGCCAATGCCAGAAGCATGAGTTCGGGCGTAGCCCCTTAGAGAAGGTGACTGAGTGAGGCCAAAGGGGGTGACAGTGTTATTTTGGTTTGTAATTTTCTTCTGTATTCTACGTCGCGCAATGCACCCACGGATCCATGGGGTCACGTCCTCACTaaatttgatcattatgaagAAGATGATGCGGTAGATGATGATCATGCTGAAGAGAACACTCAGGTCGATCCATTTCGATCGGTTCACATCAATCTGGAACACATTTTCTAGAATATATTCTCCTGGAATCTTGGGAAGGTCGGGCGTCTGATTGTCGAAAATCAGGCCTTTCAGATCATTTTGATATTGCCCCTGTTAGTGTTTTCAGGTGTCAGATTAGCCAAACTTAAAAGAGAGACATTACATTTATGGTGTTTTGTTTACCTGCAGAGCCCAGAAGTGGAAACTTATGTAAGACATTGGGTAACGCCAGAATGGCTTTGGGATATCGTTCGGGAGTCGAAAGTAACCGGAGACGAGCATAAATATTCCCTACACACACAATGCATAACATATAACCAGTCAGTTAAGTCTCTTTTCTGTTTTTGATGGAGATCAATAACCTTTAACTTTGCGATAGTAGTCTATTATAAACACCAACCTGGATTCCTGCACCTATGATGATTCCCATGAGGAAATTAGGAACAACACTGGCAATGGCCATCATAAGGCTCTCAACAACGGTGACACTCGCGTAAAGGCACAAGACGAAGAATAGATAATGTGAAAATCCGGGGTGGAGGCGGACCATGAAGTAGCACACGGTGCCGGAAATAAAGGTGATCAGTATGAGAAATGGCATAGCAGATAAAGTATTGCTGATCACGAAAACACCCACACCATAATGCCCATTAAGCCTTTCCCTTTGGAAAACCTGAGGTAACAAGACAGAACAACTGATTTAATTTCATCCTCTTCTTTTTCTACATAAAAGAATCAATTCGCCAATCTATATACCTTCATGTCTTCGACAAACGAAGGAAACCCGCCAATGGACATGAAAGTCACGAAACCAAAGACAAAAGATGCACATGCACCTCTAGCCTGTAAATTCAACAGGTAAATGTTGCAAGGTTTTTAATATCATCAGGACTTGGACTAACTTAAATTCAGAGGAGATAAGTAGTAGTTTAAGACTATTCAAAACGCATCAGAAATAAAAGTTACCAGGATCGAATCGTATCCAGTTCCCACGTTCAAGTAAATGGTTCCAATGCAAATAGTGACCACGATGTAGATGATAAGCCTCAGCCAGTAATAGCCGAAATCCCTCGACATATTAACGAAAGAGCGTTTGGTTAAGGTAAATGCCTGCATGAAAAAACTGGCCTGGCTCCCTCCAGAATCCAGCACTGTTCCAGTCTGCAATTATCACATATCATAGCAAGTCATATACAAATCAGGTTATATAATCTGATGAATATGGATCAACTTAGACTCAAACAAGTGGGAAAATGACACTCACAACTTTGGACATCCCCTCAATCTTCTCTTTTGCCGCGTAACTGTACGGCGAGGTACGATAAGAGTCTATAAGTGCACGGATTGCTTCGTTTGTTGTCACTCTGTCCAGAGGATCGTCGTTTGACTCAAACTGATCGGACAAACATGGGAAATAGCAGTCAAGAAAGGATTAAATGACAAAGTGCAAATGTAACAGTCAGTTACGCTTTCTCTTGTCGAGTGATGCCATGAACTAACACATGAATTCTCACGAATTCTTGTAAGTGTGTGAGAGCCAATAATCCCAAGTTCTATACATCAATAACCATGTTTCTCGAGCATCAAAATCTTGCTTCAGTATAGTTTATCAGTTCATGGCTTCAACTAAGAAATTCAAGTTTTTAGTTAGTATAGTTGACTGATAATTAAATTATCAAGGGCTGGAAAAGACGTACCAAACATCAGATTACAACATGATTATTTAACAATCACGCATCTATCATATATATGAACCAAACTCAGCCTAAGGAGGTACTTGGATTAGTCATTTCCAATCCATGTTTCGAATATATAATAGCTGTTTAAATAGTAATTATAGA includes:
- the LOC142522146 gene encoding ABC transporter G family member 11-like, whose product is MAATRSTEADDVMMEIESSKPQGNGMIVGGLSPLSESLWKEKANTEFVGDVSARLTWKDLTVVVTLSNGDTQNVLEKLSGYAEPGTFTALMGPSGSGKSTLLDALSGRLAANAFMSGTILLNGRKANLSFGTAAYVTQDDNLIGTLTVRETISYSARSRLPDRMPWSDKKALVESTIVEMGLQDCADTVIGNWHLRGVSGGERRRVSIAIEILMRPRLLFLDEPTSGLDSASAFFVTQTLRALSRDGRTVIASIHQPSSEVFELFDRLYLLSGGKTVYFGQASEAYEFFAQAGFPCPALRNPSDHFLRCINSDFDKVKATLKGSMKLRFESNDDPLDRVTTNEAIRALIDSYRTSPYSYAAKEKIEGMSKVTGTVLDSGGSQASFFMQAFTLTKRSFVNMSRDFGYYWLRLIIYIVVTICIGTIYLNVGTGYDSILARGACASFVFGFVTFMSIGGFPSFVEDMKVFQRERLNGHYGVGVFVISNTLSAMPFLILITFISGTVCYFMVRLHPGFSHYLFFVLCLYASVTVVESLMMAIASVVPNFLMGIIIGAGIQGIFMLVSGYFRLPNDIPKPFWRYPMSYISFHFWALQGQYQNDLKGLIFDNQTPDLPKIPGEYILENVFQIDVNRSKWIDLSVLFSMIIIYRIIFFIMIKFSEDVTPWIRGCIARRRIQKKITNQNNTVTPFGLTQSPSLRGYARTHASGIGKR